A window of the Oscillospiraceae bacterium NTUH-002-81 genome harbors these coding sequences:
- the rpoD gene encoding RNA polymerase sigma factor RpoD, with translation MEENVAKFGERLKELLAMAKKKKNVLEYQEISDFFADMELDADKFERILDFLEANNVDVLRITDNDDDIILDDDDDVDMEQIDLSVPDGVSIEDPVRMYLKEIGKVPLLSAEEEIELAKRMELGDEDAKNRLAEANLRLVVSIAKRYVGRGMLFLDLIQEGNLGLIKAVEKFDYRKGYKFSTYATWWIRQAITRAIADQARTIRIPVHMVETINKLIRVSRQLLQELGREPTPEEIAEEMKMPVERVREILKISQEPVSLETPIGEEEDSHLGDFIQDDNVPVPADAAAFTLLKEQLVEVLSTLTEREQKVLCLRFGLEDGRARTLEEVGKEFNVTRERIRQIEAKALRKLRHPSRSRKLRDYLD, from the coding sequence ATGGAAGAAAATGTGGCAAAATTCGGAGAACGGCTGAAAGAGCTTCTGGCGATGGCCAAGAAGAAAAAGAACGTACTCGAATATCAGGAGATCAGCGACTTTTTCGCAGATATGGAACTGGATGCGGACAAGTTTGAACGCATTCTGGATTTTCTGGAAGCCAACAATGTGGATGTGCTTCGGATCACGGACAATGATGATGACATTATCCTGGATGATGATGACGATGTGGATATGGAGCAGATTGACCTGTCTGTGCCCGACGGCGTCAGCATCGAGGATCCTGTCCGCATGTACTTAAAGGAGATCGGCAAGGTGCCGCTCTTAAGTGCGGAGGAAGAGATCGAGCTGGCAAAACGGATGGAGCTGGGCGACGAGGACGCCAAGAACCGTCTGGCAGAGGCGAACCTCCGTCTTGTTGTCAGCATTGCCAAGCGGTATGTGGGCCGCGGCATGCTGTTCCTTGACCTGATCCAGGAGGGGAACTTAGGGTTGATCAAGGCCGTGGAGAAGTTTGATTACCGCAAGGGTTACAAGTTTTCCACCTATGCGACCTGGTGGATCCGTCAGGCCATCACGAGAGCCATCGCGGATCAGGCGAGAACGATCCGTATCCCGGTACACATGGTAGAGACCATCAACAAGCTGATCCGTGTGTCCAGACAGTTATTGCAGGAGCTGGGACGTGAACCTACCCCGGAGGAGATCGCCGAGGAGATGAAGATGCCGGTGGAGCGTGTCCGCGAGATCCTGAAGATCTCCCAGGAGCCGGTTTCCCTGGAGACCCCCATCGGTGAGGAGGAGGACAGCCATCTGGGCGACTTTATCCAGGATGACAATGTACCGGTGCCTGCGGATGCGGCAGCCTTTACCCTGTTAAAGGAGCAACTGGTAGAGGTGCTTTCCACGCTGACAGAGAGAGAGCAGAAGGTGCTCTGTCTTCGGTTCGGCCTGGAGGACGGCAGAGCCCGCACCCTGGAAGAGGTGGGCAAGGAGTTCAACGTCACCCGTGAGCGGATCCGTCAGATCGAGGCCAAGGCACTGCGCAAGCTCCGTCATCCCAGCAGAAGCCGGAAGCTGCGGGATTATCTGGATTAA
- a CDS encoding Nif3-like dinuclear metal center hexameric protein, translating to MMECKEVMRRLEGLIPPACASDWDNVGLLVGDPKKKVDKILVALDASDQVLDQAEAVGADMLLTHHPLIFSPVKNVREDDFIGWRIRRMIRMDLSYYAMHTNYDVCRMGEQAAARMGLDLSTVTFLAQEKPFIYEGKPAGFGAVGDLETPMSLGDYAAFLKQRFGLPGVIVYGDASQMVYRAATCPGSGKSFGREALAAGADVYVTGDVDYHFGTDMAAQGMAVIDAGHYGIEHIFIADMRQQAEWLLEGEVQVEAMPVQHPYMVI from the coding sequence ATGATGGAATGTAAAGAGGTCATGCGCAGACTGGAAGGGCTGATCCCTCCGGCCTGCGCTTCGGACTGGGATAACGTGGGTCTCCTGGTGGGAGATCCGAAGAAAAAAGTGGATAAGATACTGGTGGCGCTGGATGCGTCAGATCAGGTACTGGATCAGGCGGAAGCAGTGGGGGCGGATATGCTGCTCACGCATCATCCCCTGATTTTTTCGCCTGTGAAAAATGTGCGGGAGGATGATTTCATCGGCTGGCGGATCCGCCGGATGATCCGCATGGATCTTTCCTATTATGCGATGCACACCAACTATGATGTGTGCCGGATGGGAGAGCAGGCGGCTGCACGGATGGGGCTTGACCTTTCGACGGTGACATTTCTGGCGCAGGAAAAGCCGTTTATTTATGAGGGAAAACCGGCAGGCTTTGGTGCTGTCGGTGATCTGGAAACACCCATGTCTCTTGGTGACTATGCAGCATTTTTAAAACAGCGATTTGGGCTGCCGGGGGTGATCGTCTATGGGGATGCCTCCCAGATGGTTTACCGGGCGGCCACCTGTCCTGGTTCCGGCAAAAGCTTTGGCAGGGAAGCACTTGCCGCCGGAGCGGATGTGTATGTGACCGGAGATGTGGATTATCATTTCGGCACCGATATGGCAGCCCAGGGGATGGCGGTCATCGACGCAGGACATTATGGCATCGAGCATATTTTTATCGCGGATATGCGCCAGCAGGCCGAATGGCTGCTGGAAGGCGAGGTGCAGGTGGAGGCTATGCCTGTGCAGCATCCGTACATGGTTATTTAA
- a CDS encoding class I SAM-dependent methyltransferase encodes MQQLSKRLTAVAAMVSSGSRLADIGTDHAYVPIRLVQEGRIPGALAMDVKDGPLARAREHIREQGLEQYIQTRKSDGLVALEPGEADTVLMAGMGGLLMIRILEAGHCHWQQVPEWILQPQSKVGEVRRFVREAGFTIEDEDFVEEDGKYYPMMRLIGPGAEQKTGSCDAGSSGNAGINVGTAESWSQVEYAFGKLLLQRHDPVLREFLLKEKAQYAQVRRTVSDKMAEDGRGRVQEIDAYLALIGEALAYDGM; translated from the coding sequence ATGCAGCAGTTGTCAAAACGGCTGACGGCAGTGGCTGCGATGGTGAGCAGCGGCAGCCGCCTGGCAGATATCGGAACCGACCATGCTTATGTGCCGATCCGGCTGGTGCAGGAGGGACGGATCCCCGGCGCGCTGGCCATGGATGTGAAGGATGGCCCTCTTGCCAGAGCGAGAGAGCATATCCGGGAACAGGGGCTGGAGCAATACATACAGACAAGAAAGAGTGACGGCCTTGTCGCACTGGAGCCGGGAGAAGCGGATACGGTGCTCATGGCCGGCATGGGCGGCCTTCTCATGATTCGCATTCTGGAGGCCGGACACTGCCACTGGCAGCAGGTGCCGGAGTGGATCTTGCAGCCCCAGTCCAAGGTGGGCGAGGTGCGAAGATTTGTACGGGAAGCGGGCTTTACCATCGAGGATGAGGATTTCGTGGAGGAAGACGGGAAATACTATCCCATGATGCGGCTCATCGGGCCGGGAGCCGAACAGAAAACGGGTTCCTGCGATGCGGGGAGTTCTGGAAATGCCGGGATCAATGTCGGAACGGCAGAGTCCTGGAGTCAGGTGGAATACGCGTTTGGAAAACTTCTTCTGCAGCGCCATGATCCGGTACTGCGGGAGTTCCTTCTGAAAGAAAAGGCCCAGTATGCGCAGGTGCGCCGGACGGTTTCTGACAAAATGGCAGAGGACGGCCGGGGCCGCGTGCAGGAGATTGATGCATATCTGGCACTGATCGGGGAGGCGTTGGCATATGATGGAATGTAA